From the Trichocoleus desertorum ATA4-8-CV12 genome, one window contains:
- a CDS encoding 50S ribosomal protein L25/general stress protein Ctc, protein MLLNLECQKREPGTKPRALRRAGKVPAVLYGHKGAESISLTLSTKVAETLVEKATLNNTLVQLSIPSLGWNGKTLLREIQTHAWKPSIYHLSFFAIESQSSIHVEVPIHPMGDAPGVKLEQGSLDTVLTSVQIQCPPGSIPDFIEVDISDLHVGDMVHIKDLKLPEGAATLEDPEQVVMIVIGPRTSAAASGEEAEATAGDTSAT, encoded by the coding sequence ATGCTACTGAACCTGGAATGTCAAAAACGGGAACCTGGAACCAAGCCTAGAGCGCTACGACGGGCTGGTAAAGTTCCTGCTGTTTTGTATGGGCATAAAGGGGCAGAGTCAATTTCCTTAACCCTGAGCACCAAAGTAGCAGAAACCTTAGTTGAAAAAGCTACTCTAAACAACACATTGGTGCAACTGAGCATCCCCAGCTTGGGATGGAATGGTAAGACCTTGTTGAGAGAAATCCAGACCCATGCTTGGAAGCCCTCAATTTATCACCTCAGCTTCTTTGCGATCGAGTCTCAGTCCAGCATCCACGTTGAGGTTCCTATCCATCCGATGGGTGATGCACCAGGCGTCAAGCTAGAGCAAGGTTCTCTAGATACGGTTTTGACATCAGTTCAGATTCAATGCCCTCCTGGCAGTATTCCTGACTTTATTGAAGTTGATATTTCCGACCTCCATGTAGGCGATATGGTCCATATCAAAGATCTCAAACTGCCAGAAGGAGCGGCTACTCTAGAAGATCCAGAGCAGGTAGTGATGATCGTCATTGGACCTAGAACTAGCGCCGCTGCATCTGGAGAAGAAGCAGAAGCAACTGCTGGAGATACTTCAGCCACATAA
- a CDS encoding AAA family ATPase, with translation MTDTSLPPFIQQMLEPGFYPHPVVEPIQLIQTHVSYVLLTGDYAYKAKKPVNFGFLDFDTLEKRRHFCEEEIRLNQRGAAELYLEILPLTQDGDRYQLGGSGDPVEYVIKMRQFPQETLFTNLFDRGELTAARLVELAQELANFHAKATSSDYIRSFGEVDQIRVAIDENYDQTLKYVGGPQTQQQLDETRNYTDRLFAEHKALFDRRIRNGWIRECHGDVHLRNICLWQDKILLFDCIEFNEPFRFVDVMFDVAYIVMDLDARDRSDLSNVFLNAYVEQTGDWEGLQVLPFYLSRQSYVRAKVTSFLLDDPTVPEAEKQAAKETAERYYRLAWQYTQPQQGQLILMSGLSGAGKSTTARQLAGEIGGIHIRSDAVRKHLGGIPLHQRGSADLYTPEMTQKTYDRLLKLGTTLASAGFPVILDAKYDRQVLRAEAIAQAQAHQLPLKILYCTAPEDVLRDRLQQRTNDIADATADLLAQQQMESFTADEQAFVMTLDTTQDLTSQLKQTLQ, from the coding sequence ATGACAGACACTTCTCTTCCTCCCTTTATTCAACAGATGCTGGAGCCAGGATTTTATCCGCATCCTGTCGTAGAGCCGATCCAGCTGATTCAGACTCATGTTTCCTATGTGCTGCTGACGGGTGACTATGCCTATAAAGCCAAAAAACCCGTCAACTTTGGCTTTTTAGACTTCGATACCCTAGAAAAACGCCGCCATTTCTGCGAAGAAGAAATCCGCCTCAATCAACGGGGTGCGGCTGAACTGTATCTAGAGATTCTGCCATTGACCCAAGATGGCGATCGCTACCAACTAGGCGGCTCCGGCGATCCGGTTGAGTACGTGATTAAGATGCGGCAGTTTCCCCAAGAAACGCTATTCACTAATTTGTTCGATCGGGGCGAACTAACGGCTGCGCGTTTGGTGGAGTTAGCCCAAGAACTAGCAAACTTTCACGCTAAGGCAACCAGCAGCGACTATATTCGGAGTTTTGGTGAGGTAGACCAAATCCGAGTGGCGATCGATGAAAACTACGACCAAACCCTGAAGTATGTGGGTGGGCCACAAACTCAGCAGCAACTGGACGAAACCCGAAACTACACCGATCGCTTGTTTGCCGAGCACAAAGCTTTATTCGATCGCCGTATTCGCAACGGTTGGATTCGGGAATGTCACGGTGATGTGCATCTGCGCAATATTTGCTTGTGGCAAGACAAAATTTTGCTGTTTGACTGCATTGAGTTCAACGAGCCGTTCCGCTTTGTTGATGTTATGTTCGATGTGGCTTACATCGTCATGGATCTGGATGCCCGCGATCGCTCAGACTTGAGCAACGTTTTCTTGAACGCCTACGTGGAGCAAACTGGCGATTGGGAAGGACTACAAGTTCTACCTTTCTATCTCAGTCGGCAATCTTATGTCCGCGCTAAAGTAACTTCATTCTTGCTGGACGACCCGACTGTACCTGAAGCTGAGAAGCAAGCTGCCAAAGAGACCGCAGAGCGCTACTACCGCTTGGCGTGGCAATATACCCAACCGCAGCAGGGACAATTGATTTTGATGTCTGGGCTGTCTGGAGCAGGCAAGAGTACTACGGCTCGGCAGTTGGCAGGTGAGATCGGTGGCATTCATATTCGCTCCGATGCGGTGCGGAAACATTTAGGCGGCATTCCACTCCATCAGCGAGGGAGTGCGGATCTTTATACGCCGGAGATGACCCAGAAAACTTATGATCGCCTGCTCAAACTCGGCACGACCTTAGCATCAGCAGGCTTCCCGGTCATTTTGGATGCTAAATACGATCGCCAAGTGTTACGGGCCGAGGCGATCGCTCAGGCTCAAGCCCATCAATTGCCGCTGAAGATTCTCTATTGCACCGCTCCAGAAGATGTATTGCGCGATCGCTTGCAGCAACGCACTAATGACATTGCCGATGCCACAGCGGATTTGCTGGCTCAACAGCAGATGGAGTCATTTACGGCGGATGAGCAAGCTTTTGTGATGACCTTGGACACGACCCAAGATTTGACATCTCAACTTAAACAGACTCTGCAATAA
- a CDS encoding AI-2E family transporter — protein MTNSPNKVQRWLALGLPFPLIVLNAWVALRVFDYFEPLVTVFGLAVLLAFVLNYPVRFLHQGGMQRNRAVVLTFLVALIVLIGVGVTLIPILLEQLSEVLRVLPSWIDSGSTKLERLNQWLEARNLPIDFSHLTTQLTDRFPDEVQALAEELLTLALDAVNSVSDVLLTTVLTFYLLLDGDRLWNGLFRRLPSRFGVPIQRSLQQNFQNYFLGQVTLAALVGTAMTLAFLALRLKFGLLFGLGIGVMTLIPFGDVLSFVLVGLLIASHDFWLGIKTLGVAVVIDQIIDQAIAPRLLGSFTGLSPIWVIAVLVIGTKIGGLLGLLIAVPIASSIKSLLDLSLKSAPEDNGHEFEPSQLNPMQLAPSESDPCP, from the coding sequence ATGACTAACTCCCCCAATAAAGTGCAGCGATGGTTGGCCTTGGGTTTGCCGTTTCCGTTGATTGTGCTCAACGCTTGGGTTGCTCTTCGAGTCTTCGATTATTTTGAGCCACTGGTCACGGTCTTTGGCCTCGCTGTTTTGTTAGCTTTCGTCTTAAACTATCCCGTGCGTTTTTTGCACCAAGGCGGTATGCAGCGCAATCGAGCCGTGGTCTTAACGTTCTTGGTAGCGCTCATCGTTTTGATTGGCGTAGGAGTAACACTCATTCCCATCTTGCTGGAGCAACTCAGCGAAGTGCTCAGAGTTTTGCCCAGTTGGATTGATTCAGGCAGTACGAAACTGGAGCGCTTGAACCAATGGCTAGAAGCTCGCAACTTACCCATCGACTTTAGTCATTTGACGACTCAGTTAACCGATCGCTTCCCCGATGAAGTCCAAGCCCTCGCCGAAGAATTACTCACCTTAGCTTTGGATGCCGTCAACAGTGTTTCTGATGTGCTGCTGACAACTGTGTTGACGTTTTATCTGTTGCTGGACGGCGATCGCCTCTGGAACGGGCTGTTCCGTCGCTTGCCCAGTCGCTTTGGGGTGCCAATTCAGCGATCGCTCCAACAAAACTTTCAAAACTATTTTCTGGGTCAAGTTACTCTCGCAGCCCTTGTCGGTACTGCCATGACCTTGGCTTTTTTAGCCCTGAGGCTGAAGTTTGGCTTGCTGTTTGGCCTCGGCATTGGGGTCATGACCCTGATTCCCTTTGGCGATGTCCTCAGTTTTGTTTTAGTGGGGCTCCTAATTGCATCCCATGATTTTTGGTTAGGCATCAAGACACTTGGGGTCGCTGTAGTGATTGATCAAATCATTGACCAAGCGATCGCGCCCAGACTGTTGGGCAGCTTTACAGGTCTAAGCCCGATCTGGGTCATTGCCGTTTTGGTCATTGGCACGAAAATTGGGGGATTGTTGGGACTCCTGATTGCCGTCCCTATCGCCAGTTCAATCAAAAGTTTGTTGGATCTTAGCCTAAAGTCCGCTCCTGAAGACAACGGTCACGAATTTGAGCCTTCCCAGCTCAATCCCATGCAACTTGCGCCCTCCGAATCTGATCCTTGTCCGTAG
- a CDS encoding YdcF family protein: MFIFLSKLLPLFLYPLGLTCLLLVVALLTFWKRPRIAAGAIALALTILLLGGNGWVANQLVRSLEWQNLPAAELPTADAIVVLGGATKSSAKPRPGVDLSEAGDRVVYGAQLYREGKAPLLILSGGRINWRGGGSPESADMAALMQSWGVPQSAILQDPRSLNTYENAVNVKQILKSHQLKRILLVTSAMHMPRSRLIFQRQGIEAIPAPTDFLITELEMQELQSSPESFLLNLLPDADRLQQSSRVLKEYLGLVIYRLRGWL; encoded by the coding sequence ATGTTCATATTTCTATCGAAGCTGCTGCCTTTATTTTTGTATCCGTTAGGACTGACTTGTCTGCTCTTGGTGGTGGCCTTGTTGACATTTTGGAAGCGCCCCCGGATTGCCGCTGGTGCGATCGCCCTTGCCCTCACCATTTTGCTATTGGGAGGGAATGGTTGGGTCGCCAACCAATTGGTGCGATCGCTAGAGTGGCAAAATTTACCCGCAGCAGAGCTACCAACCGCAGATGCGATCGTCGTCTTGGGTGGTGCTACCAAATCTAGCGCCAAGCCTCGACCTGGAGTGGATTTGAGCGAAGCAGGCGATCGCGTCGTTTATGGGGCACAACTGTATCGAGAAGGCAAAGCCCCACTCCTGATTCTCAGTGGCGGGCGGATTAACTGGCGAGGTGGGGGATCTCCAGAATCAGCTGATATGGCGGCTCTGATGCAAAGTTGGGGCGTACCCCAGTCGGCAATTCTGCAAGACCCGCGATCGCTGAACACCTACGAGAATGCCGTTAATGTGAAGCAAATCCTAAAATCCCACCAGCTTAAACGGATTTTGCTCGTCACCTCAGCCATGCATATGCCGCGATCGCGACTGATTTTCCAGCGTCAGGGGATTGAGGCCATCCCAGCTCCAACCGACTTTTTAATCACAGAGCTAGAAATGCAAGAGTTGCAGAGTAGCCCAGAGTCGTTCTTACTCAATCTGCTGCCTGATGCCGATCGGCTACAACAATCTTCTCGCGTCCTGAAGGAGTATTTAGGATTAGTTATTTATCGCCTACGAGGTTGGTTGTAA
- a CDS encoding CHAD domain-containing protein: MQIQTSEKLATLGEYAHAAIQQHFKKSIKPEAAVLQDSEPENVHQMRVGMRRLRTALQVFGPALDLPKATNIPRISKIAKKLGAVRDLDVLQDELKNRYYPSLKKPEQKQLDAIFKKLQKQRSHHFSELEKTLHRGHYQKFKKAFSHWVKQPQYQAIANEPILKVLPDLLLPLISQLLLHPGWLVGATLGQTQYSSKLDAKTVQALLVKQAAQLHDLRKQLKRVRYQTEFFTDFYEPAYAAQVEDFKNIQEVLGQIQDYSVLSEFLSTELESDLATALPSLNEQIQQRKLQLWQSWQPIQRRYLDPDFRNTLRLQVMHPVVSHISPTSEVVVTVGANGRA; this comes from the coding sequence ATGCAAATTCAGACATCAGAAAAACTGGCAACCTTAGGAGAATATGCTCATGCGGCAATTCAACAGCACTTCAAAAAGTCTATAAAGCCTGAAGCAGCCGTTCTGCAAGACTCGGAGCCAGAAAATGTACATCAAATGCGAGTTGGCATGCGCCGTCTCCGGACTGCCCTGCAAGTGTTTGGCCCCGCTTTAGATTTACCCAAGGCAACTAATATTCCTCGGATTAGTAAAATTGCTAAAAAGCTAGGAGCAGTTCGAGACTTAGATGTACTTCAAGACGAGTTAAAAAATCGTTACTATCCCTCACTTAAAAAACCAGAACAAAAACAGTTAGATGCCATCTTTAAAAAACTGCAAAAGCAGCGATCGCATCACTTTTCTGAGCTGGAAAAAACCCTTCATCGCGGACATTATCAAAAGTTCAAAAAAGCCTTTTCTCATTGGGTTAAACAACCGCAATATCAGGCGATCGCAAACGAACCCATCCTTAAGGTTCTCCCCGATTTATTACTGCCTCTCATTAGTCAACTGCTGCTGCATCCCGGTTGGCTAGTCGGAGCAACCCTAGGCCAAACTCAATACTCATCCAAGTTAGATGCCAAAACCGTTCAAGCTTTACTGGTAAAACAAGCAGCCCAACTGCATGATCTGCGCAAGCAACTTAAGCGAGTGCGCTATCAAACAGAATTCTTTACTGACTTTTATGAGCCTGCCTATGCAGCTCAAGTCGAAGACTTCAAAAATATTCAGGAAGTGCTGGGTCAAATTCAAGATTATTCAGTGTTGAGTGAGTTCCTCAGCACCGAACTAGAGTCAGACTTGGCTACAGCGCTACCCAGTTTGAACGAGCAGATTCAACAAAGAAAATTGCAACTGTGGCAAAGCTGGCAACCGATTCAACGGCGCTACCTCGATCCTGATTTCCGAAACACGCTGCGGCTGCAAGTGATGCATCCTGTCGTATCCCATATCAGCCCCACTTCAGAAGTGGTTGTGACTGTGGGGGCGAATGGGAGAGCGTAG